One Cryptomeria japonica chromosome 9, Sugi_1.0, whole genome shotgun sequence genomic window carries:
- the LOC131072629 gene encoding uncharacterized protein LOC131072629 has product MEYNKDEACRAMEIAERKLAAQEVATAKKFLVKAQQLYPSLEGLPQMMAVLDVYMAAEKKVNGQTDWYGILQVDVVADEALIKKQYRKLALMLHPDKNKCAGAEGAFKLIGEAWGVLSDKIKRSVYDHKRIYVPPSANRIVQKNPKPNAAPAPAPTRPQAPPPAAHNGGFFKYTSGAPTTFWTACPFCKMQYEYLRNFLNHNLLCPNCQKPFMALETTFLHKNGQTNFAGATGMPRGGAVPYPPFSAPQTSFPHNAVPRHYNTHSASASASAPVPTSAPAPAPASAPAPAPAAPDKAKNEIPASKRKEDDLKKTDSKKEDNGRKRSVSEKSNKRRKKRSQESDSDEDIHASSVSDEDDDDVVEVVDKVKGNATSKSRSRRKDSDEEEEEEVEEEEEEDEGPENIDVPDADFHDFDKDRAPDCFKEEQIWAVYDDDDGMPRFYARIHKILKSKEFEVKMNWLEPLKKDKFVNDWLDAGFYQSNGDFKVAKKLSNGNLNIFSHIVAWEKRPKGIVRIVPQKGDVWALYKEWSCSWNEDTPPHDRHIYEMVEISTDYNDGDGVGVIPLVKIDRFKSVFQKTQLSKSISKDELRRFSHQVPAKKLSGDEREDLPKDCWELDPAATSGGGDMSTA; this is encoded by the coding sequence ATGGAATATAACAAGGACGAAGCATGCAGGGCTATGGAGATAGCGGAGAGGAAATTAGCCGCGCAGGAGGTGGCGACGGCCAAGAAATTTCTAGTCAAGGCACAGCAACTGTACCCATCGCTGGAAGGGTTGCCCCAGATGATGGCTGTGCTCGATGTCTACATGGCCGCTGAGAAGAAAGTCAACGGTCAGACCGACTGGTATGGTATTTTGCAGGTGGATGTGGTGGCCGATGAAGCTCTCATTAAGAAACAGTACAGAAAATTGGCCCTAATGCTGCACCCGGACAAGAACAAGTGCGCTGGGGCGGAGGGAGCTTTTAAGCTCATTGGGGAAGCTTGGGGTGTGCTCTCCGATAAGATTAAACGCTCTGTCTATGACCACAAGCGAATTTATGTGCCGCCCTCGGCAAACAGGATTGTTCAGAAAAACCCCAAGCCAAATGCTGCACCTGCACCTGCACCTACGAGGCCACAGGCACCGCCACCGGCAGCTCACAATGGAGGTTTTTTCAAGTATACGTCTGGGGCCCCCACCACATTTTGGACGGCTTGCCCCTTCTGCAAGATGCAGTATGAGTACCTCAGGAACTTTCTTAATCATAACCTTCTTTGCCCTAATTGCCAAAAGCCCTTCATGGCCTTGGAGACAACTTTTCTTCACAAGAACGGCCAGACTAACTTTGCTGGAGCTACAGGTATGCCCAGGGGTGGGGCTGTGCCCTATCCCCCTTTCTCCGCCCCTCAAACTTCCTTTCCACACAATGCAGTACCTAGGCATTACAATACACACTCCGCCTCTGCCTCCGCCTCTGCCCCGGTCCCCACTTCCGCCCCCGCCCCTGCTCCCGCGTCCGCCCCCGCCCCCGCCCCCGCTGCCCCTGACAAGGCAAAGAATGAGATACCTGCTTCTAAGAGAAAAGAAGACGATCTCAAGAAAACCGACTCGAAGAAGGAAGATAATGGGCGGAAGAGGAGTGTCTCCGAGAAGAGCAACAAGAGAAGGAAGAAGCGCAGCCAAGAGAGTGATTCTGACGAGGACATACATGCTTCTTCTGTTTCAGATGAGGATGATGACGATGTGGTGGAAGTAGTAGACAAGGTGAAGGGGAATGCAACGAGCAAGTCGAGGTCGAGGAGGAAGGATAGTgacgaggaggaagaggaggaggtggaggaggaggaagaagaagatgagGGCCCGGAGAATATTGATGTACCAGATGCCGACTTTCATGATTTTGACAAGGACAGGGCTCCCGATTGTTTTAAAGAGGAGCAGATTTGGGCtgtgtatgatgatgatgatggcatgCCTCGTTTTTACGCTCGCATTCACAAGATTCTCAAGTCCAAAGAGTTCGAGGTTAAGATGAATTGGCTGGAGCCTTTAAAAAAGGACAAGTTTGTTAATGACTGGTTGGATGCTGGATTTTACCAAAGCAATGGAGATTTTAAAGTCGCAAAAAAGTTATCCAACGGAAACCTGAATATATTTTCTCATATTGTTGCATGGGAAAAGCGTCCTAAAGGAATTGTTCGAATTGTACCCCAAAAGGGGGACGTGTGGGCTTTGTACAAAGAGTGGAGTTGCAGCTGGAATGAAGACACTCCTCCACATGATAGACACATTTATGAAATGGTAGAGATTTCAACGGACTATAACGACGGGGATGGTGTGGGTGTGATTCCCCTTGTCAAAATTGATCGCTTCAAATCCGTGTTTCAGAAAACACAGTTATCTAAATCGATTTCCAAGGATGAGCTTAGGAGATTTTCTCATCAAGTTCCAGCCAAAAAGCTTTCTGGTGACGAGCGCGAAGATTTACCCAAGGATTGCTGGGAGCTTGACCCTGCTGCTACTTCTGGCGGTGGAGACATGTCAACTGCATAA